The following proteins are encoded in a genomic region of Dialister hominis:
- a CDS encoding transporter substrate-binding domain-containing protein has translation MRKSLKLALIGAAILGSLAIAGCGDNSKPSGASSTQESKLMQTIKQRGKLIVGTSSGYPPYVFVDADSPDKKVIGLDIELCKQIADKLGVQMEVQDMGFSALLSSVTSGKVDIAVGGVNPTPEREKAMAFSDIYLPTEQKLLVLKKNEHLYKDMADLDGKTIGAEKSTTQETTAQSIKGANVIGLSSVPDAILQLKNGKLDGIVVEGVVAKQYLVFNDDLALADVQFQGAKKVSAVALPKGSDDVLKVINGIIKQDTESGQFDKWVDEYSKIAVEKAKK, from the coding sequence ATGAGAAAATCTTTAAAGCTGGCATTGATCGGTGCGGCAATTTTAGGTTCGCTGGCAATTGCCGGCTGTGGAGATAATTCCAAACCTTCTGGCGCGTCTAGTACACAGGAAAGCAAACTGATGCAGACAATTAAGCAGAGAGGCAAATTAATTGTTGGCACTTCTTCGGGATATCCGCCTTACGTTTTTGTAGATGCTGATTCCCCTGACAAGAAGGTCATTGGGCTCGATATTGAATTGTGCAAGCAGATTGCTGACAAACTCGGTGTCCAGATGGAAGTACAGGATATGGGATTCTCTGCGCTTCTTTCATCAGTGACTTCCGGCAAGGTAGATATTGCAGTCGGAGGCGTCAACCCGACACCGGAAAGAGAAAAGGCGATGGCATTCTCTGATATTTATCTGCCAACGGAACAGAAGCTTCTGGTTCTCAAGAAAAACGAACATCTTTACAAGGACATGGCTGATCTTGATGGCAAGACAATCGGTGCAGAGAAATCTACGACACAGGAAACGACGGCTCAGTCAATCAAAGGAGCAAACGTCATCGGACTTTCCAGTGTCCCGGATGCTATCCTGCAGCTGAAGAATGGCAAACTTGACGGAATTGTCGTGGAAGGCGTCGTTGCCAAGCAGTACCTTGTATTCAATGATGACCTTGCTTTGGCGGATGTACAGTTCCAGGGAGCTAAGAAAGTCTCTGCTGTTGCACTGCCAAAGGGAAGTGATGATGTATTGAAAGTCATTAACGGCATTATCAAACAGGATACGGAATCCGGACAGTTTGATAAATGGGTTGATGAATACAGTAAAATTGCAGTGGAAAAAGCCAAGAAATAA